A single Metarhizium brunneum chromosome 5, complete sequence DNA region contains:
- the trmI gene encoding tRNA (adenine(58)-N(1))-methyltransferase TrmI, whose translation MRRINYRPLCQFSAATRTPRAFSSNRRIQELDVLFLRQQGSKYPKWHLTAPLNADSNVKLSYGASVPAALLIGRNLLDVVHDSKGNRVVLQEPTLSSYIVHSERHATPIYPHDANTIVALLDLNPSRPGEEEDEENAPPFEIFEAGTGMGSLTLHIARAIHAANPPLPPKLRRAICEARFRPKSNPSLTRVDLEPAAEQALDEYRASRRAILHTLDQKPKHTHAAYTLVRNFRRAQYLSSVDFHIGSVDEYLSGRLVESRGEPFLHRAILDLPSAHENAQRVIESLLPNGILILFKPSISQIADFQKWSAETRQPVRLEKVLELPVSTTSDGVHDAGGGRHWDVKTVVPKASQGGDGNGKVVQVMRPKVGDRIAGGGFVAVLRRWPADREPVEQEQEREDANEGELNESQEKD comes from the exons ATGCGTCGCATCAATTATCGACCATTGTGCCAGTTCTCTGCAGCAACGCGCACACCTAGAGCGTTCTCGTCGAACCGCAGGATACAAG AGCTCGATGTGCTTTTCCTTCGACAGCAAGGCTCCAAATACCCCAAATGGCATCTGACTGCCCCCCTGAACGCCGATAGCAACGTAAAGCTCTCGTACGGGGCGTCGGTCCCCGCGGCGCTCCTAATTGGGAGGAATCTCCTTGACGTTGTGCATGACAGCAAAGGCAACCGCGTAGTCCTACAAGAACCCACCCTCTCGAGCTACATTGTCCACAGCGAGCGACACGCGACGCCCATCTACCCTCACGATGCAAATACCATTGTTGCCTTGTTGGACCTGAACCCATCGCGCcccggagaagaagaggatgaagaaaacGCACCGCCATTCGAGATATTCGAGGCTGGTACGGGCATGGGCAGCCTGACGCTGCATATTGCTCGTGCCATCCACGCCGCCAACCCGCCTCTTCCCCCGAAATTACGTCGCGCCATTTGCGAGGCCAGATTCAGGCCAAAGAGTAACCCGTCCCTGACACGCGTTGATCTCGAACCGGCGGCGGAACAAGCCCTAGACGAGTATCGAGCGTCCCGACGAGCGATTCTCCATACCCTGGATCAAAAACCAAAGCACACCCACGCCGCCTACACACTCGTGCGCAACTTTCGTCGTGCGCAGTACCTCTCTTCAGTAGACTTCCATATTGGCAGCGTCGACGAGTACCTGTCCGGCAGACTTGTCGAATCGCGCGGTGAACCGTTTTTGCACCGTGCCATTCTGGACCTCCCGTCCGCACATGAAAACGCCCAACGTGTGATTGAGTCGCTGCTACCAAACGGGatcctcatcctcttcaAGCCCTCCATCAGCCAAATTGCCGATTTCCAGAAATGGTCCGCCGAAACGCGCCAGCCCGTCCGCCTGGAAAAGGTTCTCGAGCTGCCCGTCTCGACCACGTCCGATGGTGTTcatgacgccggcggcggcaggcaCTGGGACGTAAAGACCGTCGTGCCAAAGGCATCGCAAGGCGGGGACGGGAACGGGAAAGTCGTGCAGGTCATGCGGCCCAAGGTCGGCGACCGCATTGCCGGCGGGGGGTTTGTGGCTGTTTTGCGAAGATGGCCTGCTGATCGGGAACCAGTCGAGCAGGAACAAGAACGGGAAGATGCGAATGAAGGGGAGCTGAACGAGAGTCAAGAGAAGGATTAA